A part of Legionellales bacterium genomic DNA contains:
- a CDS encoding APC family permease, whose amino-acid sequence MKMQRVIGRTSLLFISVGAMIGSGWMFGPLYAAQIAGPASIITWILGGILVFIVALSFAELSTTLPVTGGIARFPQFTHGSLVSYTMTFIAWLAYVLLAPIEIQALLQYAAHYLPGLIHSVDGKPALSHLGLLIAAGLLFIMSGLNILGIKAVSRFNTLLVWLKILIPLFTVLVLLHVSKNFNNFHTHEGFVPDGLKGILTALPMAGVVFSFFGFRVSIEVAGEAKNPQQALPIALLGSITICIIIYTLVQFAFISALPPTFLHNGFAQLTFQGDEGPLVGLAASFGLNWLVIILFADAFYSPFGSALIVVTTTARLDYAMAENGYVPKFLSRLNQKGVPYWAILVNFVVGAILLLPFPGWQTLAGFILAALVFSHAIAPVSLIALRKQLPALNRPFKLPYALPFCFLAFYILNMIGYWTGWQTISKMYLAAGIGFIILIVYRLYQIKQQLPRPDLHLQQGYWLILYFGGMGIISYLGNFGGGLGYIHFGMDFIIIGVFSLITFYVGLHQALPAHETAQQIAREQSLQGLIDHNQLQT is encoded by the coding sequence ATGAAAATGCAGCGGGTAATTGGAAGAACGAGTTTATTATTCATTTCTGTTGGCGCGATGATTGGTTCGGGGTGGATGTTTGGCCCACTTTATGCTGCGCAAATTGCCGGGCCGGCATCCATTATCACTTGGATATTAGGCGGCATTTTAGTTTTTATTGTCGCCTTAAGTTTTGCCGAATTATCAACGACCTTACCCGTCACCGGCGGAATTGCACGATTTCCGCAGTTCACCCATGGCTCGCTCGTCAGTTACACCATGACCTTTATTGCCTGGCTTGCTTATGTTTTATTAGCCCCCATCGAAATTCAAGCACTCCTGCAATATGCCGCGCATTATTTACCGGGATTAATTCATTCTGTGGATGGCAAACCGGCATTATCCCATCTGGGTTTGCTGATTGCTGCAGGTTTATTGTTCATCATGAGTGGATTAAATATTTTAGGGATCAAAGCAGTTTCTCGTTTTAATACGCTGTTAGTGTGGTTAAAAATTTTAATTCCCTTATTCACCGTGCTCGTGTTGTTGCATGTGAGTAAAAATTTTAATAATTTTCACACCCATGAAGGATTTGTACCCGATGGCCTCAAAGGAATTTTAACCGCCTTACCCATGGCCGGTGTGGTATTTTCTTTTTTTGGTTTTCGTGTATCCATTGAAGTTGCAGGTGAGGCTAAAAACCCACAACAGGCTTTGCCGATTGCATTATTAGGCTCGATCACCATCTGTATTATTATTTACACCCTAGTACAATTTGCGTTTATCAGTGCCCTTCCTCCAACATTTTTACACAATGGCTTTGCCCAGTTAACCTTTCAAGGCGACGAAGGTCCGTTAGTGGGGCTTGCAGCAAGTTTTGGCTTAAATTGGTTAGTGATTATTTTATTTGCCGATGCCTTTTACTCACCCTTTGGCAGCGCATTAATCGTGGTGACCACCACGGCGCGTTTAGATTATGCGATGGCAGAAAATGGTTACGTGCCGAAATTTTTAAGTCGCTTAAATCAAAAAGGCGTGCCTTATTGGGCAATTTTAGTTAACTTCGTGGTCGGCGCTATTTTATTACTGCCATTTCCAGGCTGGCAAACATTAGCAGGATTCATTTTAGCCGCGCTGGTTTTTTCACATGCGATTGCTCCTGTTTCTTTAATTGCTTTACGCAAACAATTACCCGCCTTAAACCGGCCATTTAAACTGCCTTACGCATTGCCTTTTTGTTTTTTAGCCTTTTATATTTTAAATATGATTGGCTATTGGACCGGTTGGCAAACCATTTCAAAAATGTATTTAGCCGCAGGCATCGGATTCATAATTTTAATTGTTTATCGCTTGTATCAAATCAAACAACAATTACCCCGACCTGATTTACATTTACAACAAGGATATTGGCTCATCCTCTATTTTGGCGGTATGGGAATAATTTCTTATTTGGGTAATTTCGGTGGAGGTTTAGGTTATATTCATTTTGGAATGGATTTTATTATTATTGGTGTATTCAGTCTCATCACTTTTTATGTGGGTTTGCACCAAGCATTGCCTGCGCATGAAACCGCTCAACAAATTGCCCGCGAACAATCTTTGCAGGGGCTGATTGATCACAACCAATTGCAAACTTAA
- the ahcY gene encoding adenosylhomocysteinase, translating to MNAQLNQTSTQDFKVADLSLADWGRKEIAIAETEMPGLMAVREKYRQSQPLKGARIAGCLHMTIQTAVLIETLVALGAEVRWSSCNIFSTQDHAAAAMAKAGIPVFAWKGETEEEYWWCVEKTMRGPNGWVPNMILDDGGDLTLKAHDDAAYMKNIKGITEETTTGVHRLYEMAAKGTLKATAINVNDSVTKSKFDNLYGCRESLIDGIKRATDVMIAGKIALIAGYGDVGKGCAQALRGMGAQVWVTEIDPICALQAAMEGYCVVTMDEAADKADIFVTATGNTDIITHAHLIKMKDQAIVCNIGHFDNEIDVNSLRQYQWENIKPQVDHVIFPDGKRIILLAEGRLVNLGCATGHASFVMSNSFTNQVLAQIELWQHAEKYPLGVHVLPKHLDEEVARLHLEKIGAHLTTLTTKQAQYIGVDQKGPYKPDYYRY from the coding sequence ATGAATGCTCAACTGAATCAAACGTCTACCCAAGATTTTAAAGTGGCTGATTTGTCATTAGCAGATTGGGGACGAAAAGAAATCGCCATTGCTGAGACAGAAATGCCAGGCTTAATGGCAGTGCGCGAAAAATATCGTCAATCCCAACCTTTAAAAGGCGCACGCATTGCCGGCTGTTTGCATATGACTATCCAAACCGCTGTCCTCATCGAAACCTTAGTGGCGTTGGGTGCGGAGGTGCGCTGGTCTTCTTGTAATATTTTTTCTACCCAAGATCACGCGGCGGCGGCAATGGCGAAAGCGGGTATTCCGGTCTTTGCCTGGAAAGGTGAAACGGAAGAAGAATATTGGTGGTGTGTCGAAAAAACCATGCGCGGTCCCAATGGTTGGGTACCGAATATGATTTTAGACGATGGTGGTGATTTAACCCTCAAGGCGCATGATGATGCGGCTTACATGAAAAATATTAAAGGCATTACCGAAGAAACCACGACGGGTGTTCATCGCCTCTATGAAATGGCCGCTAAAGGCACGCTAAAAGCCACTGCGATTAACGTCAACGATTCCGTCACCAAATCCAAATTCGATAATTTATACGGTTGTCGTGAATCGTTAATCGATGGCATTAAACGCGCGACCGATGTCATGATTGCTGGAAAAATTGCGCTGATTGCAGGCTATGGGGATGTGGGTAAAGGCTGTGCGCAAGCTCTGCGGGGTATGGGGGCTCAAGTGTGGGTTACCGAAATCGATCCTATTTGCGCATTACAAGCGGCGATGGAAGGCTATTGTGTTGTCACCATGGATGAAGCAGCCGATAAAGCCGATATTTTTGTTACCGCAACAGGCAACACCGACATCATCACCCACGCGCACTTAATCAAAATGAAAGATCAGGCGATTGTATGTAATATCGGTCATTTTGATAATGAAATCGATGTCAATTCTTTACGTCAATATCAATGGGAAAACATTAAACCTCAAGTTGATCACGTGATTTTTCCTGATGGTAAACGGATTATTTTATTGGCCGAAGGACGTTTAGTGAATTTAGGTTGTGCTACAGGCCATGCCAGTTTTGTGATGTCCAATTCGTTTACCAATCAAGTATTGGCGCAAATTGAATTGTGGCAACATGCGGAAAAATATCCCTTAGGCGTGCATGTGTTACCCAAGCATTTGGATGAAGAAGTCGCGCGCTTGCATTTGGAAAAAATTGGTGCGCATTTAACGACGTTAACCACCAAACAAGCGCAATATATTGGCGTTGATCAAAAAGGTCCTTATAAACCTGATTATTATCGCTATTAA
- a CDS encoding phosphomannomutase/phosphoglucomutase yields MNKTYAITPAISPEIFRAYDIRGIVDKNLTADSVYTIALAVGSELRERGQTQVVIARDGRLSGPTLIQALCAGLLQTGCDVIDIGCVPSPLLYFATHTLPGVNSGVMLTGSHNPTNFNGLKMVIDGVTLFGDRVQAIYQRIQAQQFVQGTGTLREEDVVNRYINRITQEIQLARPLSIVIDCGNGIPGKVAPQLFKALGCQVTELFCEVDGNFPNHHPDPSVVENLRDLITAVNTHRADIGLAFDGDGDRLGVVTNQGEIILPDRQIMLFARELLREFPHSKIVYDVKCSRNVASVVEAAGGIPMMSQTGHSVLKAKMLEIDAKFAGELSGHFFFHDRWYGFDDGLYSGARMLEIMAKTPQSSSEVFHTIPNAIATPEIQISIAEHKKFPFIKQFVEQAEFPEAKRITIDGLRVEFKNGWGLLRCSNTTPTLIARFEADDQTSLTQIMQQFRQQILKVDPRLVLPF; encoded by the coding sequence ATGAATAAGACTTATGCAATCACCCCCGCGATTTCTCCTGAAATTTTTCGTGCTTATGATATTCGTGGCATTGTCGATAAAAATTTAACCGCAGATAGTGTTTATACCATAGCGCTTGCTGTGGGCAGTGAACTGCGGGAACGCGGCCAAACGCAAGTGGTGATTGCGCGTGATGGTCGTCTTTCGGGGCCTACTCTTATTCAAGCACTCTGCGCGGGATTATTGCAAACGGGTTGTGATGTGATTGATATTGGTTGCGTGCCCTCCCCATTATTATATTTTGCTACTCACACCTTGCCTGGGGTGAATTCCGGCGTCATGCTAACGGGCAGTCATAATCCCACCAATTTTAATGGCTTGAAAATGGTTATCGATGGGGTGACGTTATTCGGCGATCGAGTGCAGGCCATTTATCAACGCATTCAAGCCCAGCAATTTGTTCAGGGCACGGGAACGTTGCGGGAAGAAGATGTTGTTAACCGTTATATCAACCGCATCACCCAAGAAATTCAATTAGCCCGCCCTTTATCCATTGTCATTGATTGTGGTAATGGCATTCCTGGAAAAGTTGCCCCGCAATTATTCAAAGCGTTGGGTTGCCAAGTCACCGAATTATTTTGTGAAGTTGATGGCAATTTCCCTAATCATCACCCTGATCCTTCGGTGGTGGAAAATCTACGCGATCTCATTACAGCGGTTAACACTCATCGTGCCGATATTGGTTTAGCGTTTGATGGTGATGGCGATCGTTTAGGTGTTGTGACCAATCAAGGTGAAATTATTTTACCCGATCGACAAATCATGTTATTTGCGCGTGAACTATTACGCGAATTTCCTCATTCCAAAATCGTCTATGATGTCAAATGTTCACGTAATGTCGCCAGTGTGGTGGAAGCCGCCGGTGGAATTCCCATGATGTCGCAAACAGGACATTCCGTATTAAAAGCTAAAATGTTGGAAATTGATGCGAAATTTGCGGGTGAATTAAGTGGGCATTTCTTTTTTCATGATCGTTGGTACGGTTTTGATGATGGCTTATATTCTGGTGCTCGAATGTTAGAAATCATGGCGAAAACCCCACAGTCTTCGAGTGAAGTCTTCCATACCATCCCCAATGCTATTGCCACACCCGAAATCCAAATTAGCATTGCAGAACATAAAAAATTTCCATTCATAAAACAATTTGTGGAACAGGCCGAGTTTCCAGAAGCGAAACGAATTACGATTGATGGCTTACGCGTGGAATTTAAAAACGGCTGGGGATTATTACGTTGCTCAAACACCACTCCTACATTAATTGCACGCTTTGAGGCTGATGATCAAACATCACTCACGCAAATTATGCAACAATTTCGTCAGCAAATTCTTAAAGTAGATCCTCGTTTAGTGTTGCCATTCTAA
- the gorA gene encoding glutathione-disulfide reductase has product MQKKYDFIIIGGGSGGIATANRAASHGAKCALIEAHKLGGSCVNVGCVPKKVMWNAASIASQLNLAKDYGFKLTQQAFSWTQLVQAREAYIARLNLAYEERLTKNNVALYFGQGTFLERNTVQVGNEVLTSDHILIATGAYPSMPNIPGKEFGIDSDGFFALTEQPKRVAVIGAGYIAVELAGVLNALGSDVSLVLRHDLPLRQFDTLLSTHLHDCMQQDGITILKYHTPKQLTRDHEKITLHCQENKTVTGFDCVIWAIGRTPNLQHLNLENIGLELNSAGFIPTDQFQNTQIPGVYAVGDVTGRAQLTPVAIAAGRRLASRLFNQRADLYLDYTNIPTVIFSHPPIGTIGLSEETARAQFPHEKIKIYQTQFNPMFYALSDHKIPTKMKLVTLGEEEKIIGLHIIGDGADEMLQGFSVALKMGATKADFDNTIAIHPTSSEELVTMT; this is encoded by the coding sequence ATGCAAAAAAAATACGATTTCATTATTATTGGCGGCGGTAGTGGTGGTATTGCCACCGCCAATCGCGCGGCGAGCCACGGAGCAAAGTGTGCGTTAATTGAAGCTCATAAATTAGGTGGCAGCTGTGTCAATGTAGGTTGTGTGCCCAAAAAAGTAATGTGGAATGCAGCATCGATCGCCTCTCAGCTAAATTTGGCAAAAGATTATGGTTTTAAGCTGACTCAACAGGCTTTTTCTTGGACGCAGTTAGTACAAGCTCGAGAAGCCTATATTGCTCGCTTGAATTTAGCCTATGAAGAACGCTTAACTAAAAATAATGTCGCATTATATTTTGGCCAAGGTACCTTTTTAGAGCGCAACACCGTGCAAGTCGGTAATGAGGTGTTAACCAGCGATCACATTTTAATTGCAACGGGTGCTTATCCTAGCATGCCGAACATTCCTGGAAAAGAATTCGGAATTGATTCCGATGGATTTTTTGCGTTAACTGAGCAACCCAAGCGCGTCGCCGTCATTGGCGCGGGTTATATTGCCGTCGAATTAGCTGGCGTTTTAAATGCTTTAGGCAGTGACGTGAGTTTAGTATTAAGACACGATTTACCCTTGCGACAATTCGATACCTTACTTTCCACGCATTTACACGATTGCATGCAACAAGATGGCATTACTATTCTTAAATATCATACCCCAAAACAATTAACCCGTGATCATGAAAAAATTACCCTTCATTGCCAAGAAAATAAAACAGTGACTGGTTTTGATTGTGTTATCTGGGCAATTGGTCGCACGCCGAATCTTCAACACTTAAATTTGGAAAACATTGGTCTTGAATTAAATAGCGCGGGTTTTATTCCGACCGATCAATTTCAAAATACGCAGATACCTGGAGTTTATGCTGTAGGTGATGTCACCGGACGCGCCCAATTAACACCGGTAGCAATTGCAGCAGGAAGACGTTTAGCCTCACGATTATTTAATCAACGTGCGGATTTATATTTAGATTATACGAACATTCCCACGGTTATTTTTAGCCATCCACCGATTGGTACCATTGGTTTATCCGAAGAAACCGCTCGCGCTCAGTTTCCCCACGAAAAAATTAAGATTTATCAAACTCAATTTAACCCGATGTTTTATGCGTTAAGCGATCATAAGATTCCTACGAAAATGAAATTAGTGACCTTGGGTGAAGAAGAAAAAATTATTGGTTTACACATTATTGGTGATGGCGCGGATGAAATGTTGCAAGGATTTAGCGTTGCTCTCAAAATGGGTGCAACCAAAGCGGATTTCGATAATACTATCGCTATCCATCCCACCAGCAGCGAAGAATTGGTGACCATGACATGA
- a CDS encoding AEC family transporter → MTVLLTLFPLFLIMLLGFVLAKTQFFTAGMATMLTRLLFFVIMPVTLFSDIAKLPFQQTVNWPYMGGFFLSSMILMITVTIISHYIFHRDLKNIVLNAMSGAQVNTALLALPIFLALFHTVVPVAGIILVQALFNFLGIFLLEKIVKARKISLLHQIASIFLKTPILLGILLGIVCSGWHIELPQLVTSTCDLIKNSASFIALLALGLSLYTPKNVTSTRNWSEISLIICLKIVIHPLLAGVIGYYMLHLSTQNLVYLILMSAMPTAKNIYIISETYQVHPERANFIVCFTTIFSVVSLNLLLMLLPKI, encoded by the coding sequence ATGACGGTTCTATTAACACTCTTCCCCTTATTTTTAATTATGTTGCTGGGATTTGTTCTGGCAAAAACCCAGTTTTTTACCGCAGGCATGGCAACTATGCTAACGCGTTTATTGTTTTTTGTGATCATGCCTGTCACGTTGTTTAGCGATATTGCTAAATTACCTTTTCAGCAAACTGTTAATTGGCCTTATATGGGAGGATTTTTCTTAAGTTCAATGATATTAATGATAACAGTAACAATTATCTCTCATTATATTTTTCATCGGGACTTAAAAAATATAGTGTTAAATGCAATGAGTGGTGCGCAGGTGAATACAGCTCTACTAGCGTTGCCAATTTTTTTAGCGTTGTTTCATACCGTGGTGCCAGTCGCTGGCATAATTTTAGTGCAAGCGCTGTTTAATTTTTTAGGCATATTTTTGCTAGAAAAAATTGTTAAAGCACGGAAAATCTCACTATTACACCAGATTGCCAGTATTTTTCTTAAAACTCCTATTTTACTCGGCATTTTACTTGGAATAGTTTGCAGTGGCTGGCACATTGAACTTCCTCAATTAGTGACATCAACGTGCGATTTAATAAAAAATTCTGCATCGTTTATCGCGTTACTAGCGTTAGGATTATCGCTTTATACTCCCAAAAATGTAACGTCCACTCGCAATTGGTCTGAGATTTCGTTAATTATTTGCTTGAAAATAGTGATTCATCCATTGCTCGCCGGTGTGATTGGTTATTATATGTTACATTTATCAACGCAAAATTTAGTGTATTTGATTTTAATGTCAGCCATGCCCACTGCAAAAAATATCTATATTATTTCTGAAACTTATCAAGTACACCCTGAGCGCGCTAATTTTATTGTCTGCTTTACCACGATCTTTTCAGTAGTCAGTTTGAATTTATTATTAATGTTATTACCAAAGATTTAA
- the metK gene encoding methionine adenosyltransferase: MSEYSIFTSESVSAGHPDKVADQISDAMLDAIIADDPHARVACETYVKTGMALIGGEITTSAWFDAETIARKVISDIGYNDPELGFDANSCAIIVSIGKQSPDIAQGVDEHSDKEQGAGDQGLMFGYASNETDVLMPAPITYAHRLVQRQDHLRKTGILPWLRPDAKSQITFRYHNQQPVAVDAVVLSTQHHPSIQQAELREAVMEEIIKHVIPAEWLTQTTQYFINPTGRFVIGGPLGDCGLTGRKIIVDTYGGMARHGGGCFSGKDPTKVDRSAAYAARYVAKNIVASGLADRCEIQVSYAIGVAKPTSISVNTFGTGKIADEKISAIITEIFDLRPRGLIEMLDLRRPIYLPTASYGHFGREDGNFPWEKVDKAQALRDAANL, from the coding sequence ATGTCAGAATATTCAATTTTTACCTCTGAATCTGTCTCGGCAGGTCATCCCGATAAAGTGGCCGATCAAATTTCAGATGCCATGTTAGATGCAATTATTGCCGACGATCCTCACGCACGGGTTGCCTGTGAAACCTATGTCAAAACTGGCATGGCTCTTATTGGCGGTGAAATTACCACCAGTGCGTGGTTCGATGCCGAAACCATTGCCCGCAAAGTCATTAGCGACATTGGCTATAACGATCCGGAGTTAGGTTTTGATGCGAATTCTTGCGCCATTATCGTGTCAATCGGCAAACAATCACCAGATATTGCGCAAGGTGTGGATGAACACAGCGATAAAGAGCAAGGTGCGGGTGACCAAGGTTTAATGTTTGGTTATGCCAGTAACGAAACCGATGTATTAATGCCCGCTCCCATCACTTACGCCCATCGTTTGGTGCAGCGACAAGACCATTTGCGCAAAACTGGGATTTTACCGTGGCTGCGCCCGGATGCGAAAAGCCAAATCACCTTTCGTTATCATAATCAACAACCCGTTGCCGTGGATGCAGTGGTATTATCCACGCAACACCACCCCAGTATCCAACAAGCGGAATTGCGTGAAGCGGTGATGGAAGAAATCATAAAACACGTGATTCCAGCCGAATGGCTGACTCAAACCACGCAATACTTTATCAATCCCACTGGACGATTTGTGATTGGTGGTCCCTTGGGCGATTGTGGATTAACCGGACGCAAAATTATCGTTGATACGTATGGTGGTATGGCTCGTCATGGTGGTGGATGTTTTTCTGGAAAAGATCCCACCAAAGTCGATCGTTCTGCAGCTTATGCCGCGCGTTATGTCGCTAAAAATATTGTCGCCAGTGGTCTTGCCGATCGTTGCGAAATTCAAGTGTCCTATGCCATAGGGGTTGCCAAACCCACGTCCATTTCAGTCAATACCTTCGGTACCGGTAAAATAGCCGATGAAAAAATTTCAGCCATTATTACCGAAATTTTTGATTTGCGTCCTCGAGGCTTGATTGAAATGCTCGATTTACGCCGACCGATTTATTTACCTACAGCAAGCTACGGTCATTTTGGACGTGAAGATGGCAATTTCCCCTGGGAAAAAGTCGACAAAGCACAAGCTTTACGTGATGCTGCTAATCTATAA
- a CDS encoding patatin-like phospholipase family protein — protein MHENLLPIASTVILEFLAATEFFKGMNPRILKKLVPQLKPRLLAGGEMLIEQGNIGDSLYLVVNGRLRAFKENEQHQLVELGEMGTGDIIGELALLSELPRAASVCAIRDSLVLELTQEKFNRFMQTYPEQLTHITKHAIQRLLKNNHSTSQKITTIAIAPAGNSHAHHQFTQKFISILSEFGTTLHLSSKTFDNYYSPQGSFSQTALTDEHSSQIAHWLNEQETKYAYIVYETDQINSAWTKRCVRQADRILLVADSSDNPTRNEIEVEIDSLASSMRRSTDLILIQKNHHHLPKNTSRWLKNRFLTSHLHYRDNYTPDLKRIIRFISGKAYALVLGGGGARGLAHFGVYRALKELNIPIDLVGGTSAGAMIGAIIAMDLNEKEFYEVLHKNLVDNNKLFDYTVPVVSLLAAKSWTQSLKNSFGKDVCSEDLWLPYFAVSTNISKREICIHEQGPLWKNIRCSLSLPGIVPPVSMPNGDLFIDGGILNNLPVDIMRKKANGGTIIAVNVASIKEITCSIANEGWLSGWPLLGNRMNPFKKTSLSVPNIAEIIFESISLCSINHSKKMAREADHYIELSMGKYGLFDFKFLDELAEIGYTITLEKLQHLSYR, from the coding sequence ATGCACGAAAATCTCCTCCCGATTGCGAGTACGGTTATTCTTGAATTTTTAGCAGCCACTGAATTTTTTAAAGGTATGAATCCACGTATCCTTAAAAAATTAGTGCCGCAATTAAAACCGCGATTACTCGCAGGCGGTGAAATGCTCATTGAGCAAGGGAATATTGGCGACAGTCTTTATTTGGTGGTCAATGGACGTTTGCGCGCATTTAAAGAAAATGAGCAACATCAGCTTGTTGAATTAGGAGAAATGGGCACAGGAGATATTATTGGGGAATTAGCATTACTATCGGAGTTACCACGAGCAGCCAGCGTCTGTGCCATTCGCGATAGTTTAGTACTAGAGCTAACCCAAGAAAAATTTAATCGCTTCATGCAAACCTATCCTGAACAACTCACGCATATTACCAAGCATGCTATTCAGCGCTTATTAAAAAATAATCATAGCACTTCGCAAAAAATTACGACCATTGCCATAGCTCCTGCTGGAAATTCACATGCTCATCATCAATTTACTCAAAAATTTATTTCGATATTATCTGAGTTTGGTACTACTTTACATTTATCGAGTAAAACGTTTGATAATTATTATTCACCTCAAGGAAGCTTTTCACAAACTGCGTTAACCGACGAGCATTCTTCTCAAATTGCGCATTGGTTGAATGAGCAAGAAACTAAATACGCGTATATTGTATATGAAACAGATCAAATAAATTCTGCCTGGACAAAACGTTGCGTACGTCAAGCCGATCGAATTTTATTAGTAGCAGACAGCTCAGATAATCCCACGCGCAATGAAATTGAAGTAGAAATCGATTCTCTCGCATCTTCTATGCGGCGATCAACTGATCTTATTTTAATTCAAAAAAATCATCATCACTTACCTAAAAATACTTCGCGCTGGCTTAAAAACCGTTTTTTAACATCTCATTTGCATTACCGCGATAATTATACTCCCGATTTAAAACGTATCATTCGCTTTATTAGTGGCAAAGCCTATGCCCTCGTACTAGGCGGGGGCGGCGCGCGCGGTTTAGCACATTTTGGGGTGTATCGTGCCTTAAAAGAATTAAATATCCCGATTGATTTAGTCGGTGGAACGAGTGCTGGTGCCATGATTGGCGCGATTATTGCCATGGATTTAAATGAAAAAGAATTTTATGAAGTCCTTCATAAAAATTTAGTCGACAATAATAAATTGTTTGATTATACCGTGCCGGTAGTGTCACTGTTAGCAGCGAAATCGTGGACACAAAGTTTAAAAAATAGTTTTGGTAAAGATGTCTGTAGTGAAGATTTATGGCTGCCTTATTTTGCCGTTTCTACTAATATTTCCAAACGCGAAATTTGCATTCATGAACAAGGTCCTTTGTGGAAAAATATTCGTTGCAGTTTATCGTTACCCGGAATTGTGCCTCCGGTATCGATGCCAAATGGTGATTTGTTCATCGATGGTGGAATATTAAATAATCTGCCCGTAGATATCATGCGCAAAAAAGCCAATGGCGGCACAATTATTGCCGTGAATGTTGCATCGATTAAAGAAATCACATGCTCAATTGCAAATGAAGGCTGGCTTTCAGGTTGGCCACTGCTCGGCAATCGCATGAATCCTTTTAAAAAAACTTCCTTATCGGTACCCAATATTGCGGAAATTATTTTTGAGTCGATTTCTCTCTGTAGTATTAATCATTCCAAAAAAATGGCGCGTGAAGCTGATCATTATATTGAATTAAGCATGGGTAAATATGGTTTATTTGATTTTAAATTTTTAGATGAACTTGCAGAAATCGGGTATACAATAACCCTGGAAAAATTACAGCATTTATCGTATCGTTAA
- a CDS encoding 16S rRNA (uracil(1498)-N(3))-methyltransferase, with protein sequence MRITRCYVDQPLTLEAELTLPQAVATHLHQVLRVKEKQTIILFNGDGHDYHAIIQSSQKRCITVLITAKNLKTTESPAYLHLGQVISRGERMRYTLQKAVELGVSEITPLISARCNVKLDADKQTQRLEHWRNIIIAAAEQSGRAVLPRLNPIMDIGAWLPQQKNGILLDPASSQTLASITFNSRDATILIGSEGGLEQPEIAAAITQGFQGIALGPRILRTETAAVVILSLLQAKLGDLSGI encoded by the coding sequence ATGCGAATAACGCGTTGTTATGTCGATCAGCCATTAACGCTTGAGGCCGAATTAACTCTGCCTCAAGCGGTGGCAACACATCTTCATCAAGTTCTGCGTGTCAAAGAAAAGCAAACGATTATATTATTCAATGGCGATGGCCATGACTACCACGCTATTATTCAATCTTCACAAAAACGATGTATCACGGTGTTAATCACCGCAAAAAACCTAAAAACAACAGAATCGCCTGCTTATTTGCATTTAGGGCAAGTGATTTCACGTGGTGAACGCATGCGCTATACCTTGCAAAAAGCGGTAGAGCTTGGAGTCAGTGAAATTACGCCGTTAATCAGTGCGCGTTGTAATGTGAAGTTAGATGCGGATAAACAAACACAACGTTTAGAACATTGGCGCAATATTATTATTGCTGCCGCTGAACAAAGTGGGCGCGCCGTGCTTCCACGTTTAAATCCCATTATGGATATTGGTGCTTGGTTGCCTCAACAAAAAAATGGCATTTTATTAGATCCGGCTTCGTCGCAAACATTGGCTTCAATCACATTTAACTCAAGGGATGCCACCATTCTCATTGGTAGCGAAGGTGGATTAGAACAACCAGAAATTGCAGCAGCTATCACGCAAGGATTTCAAGGAATTGCACTCGGCCCCAGAATTTTACGCACGGAAACCGCCGCCGTCGTGATCTTAAGTTTATTACAAGCAAAATTAGGCGATCTAAGCGGAATTTAA